The proteins below are encoded in one region of Helianthus annuus cultivar XRQ/B chromosome 2, HanXRQr2.0-SUNRISE, whole genome shotgun sequence:
- the LOC110889438 gene encoding dentin sialophosphoprotein-like codes for MRTSGKPREFESKYINTRLSPLWAESPTPSNKTYTRKDLATDLYGNPLPPVASQRHRSTVAPSSLDPRNYSQTKTAFYAKIIKDASNGESSRNDDSSEHDSSSVEDVPTSVEDVTTSSSCSSEDGSECKSSKEVVDSDVDRSTSESDSSQKKEVSSDSDESADTKVSTVERNQDPPVIVEDANSSDDESEDTNSEQSETETKEENIPLENYILCDPPAKPFVTATSKSVESSSGSCESMNLLYTLIGSDKIYPDNDFQ; via the exons ATGAGAACGAGTGGAAAACCACGAGAATTTG AGAGCAAGTATATAAACACGCGTTTATCTCCAttatgggccgaatctcccacaccGTCAAATAAAACGTATACGAGAAAGGACTTAGCAACCGATTTGTATGGAAATCCGTTACCACCAGTTGCTTCACAACGCCATCGTTCTACTGTAGCaccatcatctcttgatccaaGGAACTATAGTCAAACAAAAACGGCGTTTTATGCTAAAATTATCAAAGATGCCAGCAATGGTGAATCATCGCGAAacgatgacagttctgaacatgacagTAGTTCAGTTGAAGACGTTCCAACTTCAGTTGAAGATGTCACAACTTCAAGTTCATGttcaagcgaggatggatctGAATGTAAATCATCAAAGGAGGTTGTTGATTCTGATGTAGATAGGTCAACAtctgagagtgattccagtcag aaaaaggaagtatcctcagattcggaTGAATCAGCAGATACGAAAGTGTCAACAGTTGAAcgaaatcaggatcctccagtcattgttGAGGATGCTAATTCGTCAGATGATGAATCCGAGGATACTAACTCTGAACAGTCAGAAACGGAAACAAAAGAGGAAAACATACCTCTCGAAAATTACATTCTTTGTGATCCACCTGCAAAACCGTTTGTGACTGCTACATCCAAGTCTGTTGAATCCTCATCTGGAAGCTGTGAAAGCATGAACTTGCTTTACACGTTGATTGGATCTGATAAAATATACCCAGACAATGATTTCCAATGA